One segment of Anopheles stephensi strain Indian chromosome 3, UCI_ANSTEP_V1.0, whole genome shotgun sequence DNA contains the following:
- the LOC118509154 gene encoding platelet-derived growth factor receptor beta-like isoform X2 produces the protein MNLIHLLCQSDGLANPKIELSFIPCKSQLWHDCRARKVKLKLEFEELQEKHLPNVLSLLPGILICDVSSEQGVKSTETVLQTSTSIESATTTYLIMLILVIVFACIVILIMIYITCVYKKSSRRKQVFKGNGFNGDQPLSTEEIYAKVYQFRREKVQLVEKIEKGEYGVYWRAIVTGVAGDPTTEIEVMAKEAVEKYDRETVLDELKSYIHVGHHVNVLNLLGIVTENINHGELFLITEYCRFGNLKTFLRQNSYAFRDDNSDALFVYDSG, from the exons ATGAACCTCATCCATCTGTTGTGTCAAAGTGATGGGCTAGCGAATCCAAAGATTGAACTGTCTTTCATACCATGTAAATCTCAACTTTGGCACGATTGTCGTGCGAGAAAAGTGAAACTAAAGCTGGAGTTT gaaGAGCTCCAAGAGAAACATCTTCCGAACGTGCTGTCTCTCTTGCCTGGTATACTAATATGTGACGTTTCATCGGAGCAAGGAGTTAAATCCACTGAGACAGTGCTGCAAACGTCCACCAGCATTGAAAGTGCGACTACAACGTATCTAATCATGCTGATTCTAGTGATTGTATTCGCGTGCATTGTAATCCTTATTATGATTTACATCACTTGCGTCTATAAAAAGTCTTCAAGAAGAAAGCAAGTTTTTAAGGGTAATGGCTTTAATGGTGATCAGCCCTTGAGCACGGAAGAGATTTACGCCAAAGTTTATCAGTTTCGACGCGAGAAGGTACAGCTGGTCGAAAAGATAGAAAAGGGCGAGTACGGGGTGTACTGGAGAGCGATCGTGACGGGTGTTGCTGGTGATCCTACCACGGAGATCGAGGTAATGGCCAAGGAAGCTGTAGAGAAATATGATCGTGAAACCGTTCTGGACGAGCTGAAGTCTTACATACACGTGGGACATCACGTGAACGTTCTTAACTTGCTCGGAATCGTAACGGAAAACATAAACCATG GAGAGCTTTTTCTTATAACGGAGTACTGTCGGTTTGGCAATCTTAAAACCTTTCTACGTCAAAATAGTTACGCGTTTCGAGACGATAATAGCGACGCATTGTTTGTCTATGATTCCGGGTAA
- the LOC118509154 gene encoding platelet-derived growth factor receptor beta-like isoform X1, with the protein MNLIHLLCQSDGLANPKIELSFIPCKSQLWHDCRARKVKLKLEFEELQEKHLPNVLSLLPGILICDVSSEQGVKSTETVLQTSTSIESATTTYLIMLILVIVFACIVILIMIYITCVYKKSSRRKQVFKGNGFNGDQPLSTEEIYAKVYQFRREKVQLVEKIEKGEYGVYWRAIVTGVAGDPTTEIEVMAKEAVEKYDRETVLDELKSYIHVGHHVNVLNLLGIVTENINHGKKTNFTDIIFQIKSQRPYLGELFLITEYCRFGNLKTFLRQNSYAFRDDNSDALFVYDSG; encoded by the exons ATGAACCTCATCCATCTGTTGTGTCAAAGTGATGGGCTAGCGAATCCAAAGATTGAACTGTCTTTCATACCATGTAAATCTCAACTTTGGCACGATTGTCGTGCGAGAAAAGTGAAACTAAAGCTGGAGTTT gaaGAGCTCCAAGAGAAACATCTTCCGAACGTGCTGTCTCTCTTGCCTGGTATACTAATATGTGACGTTTCATCGGAGCAAGGAGTTAAATCCACTGAGACAGTGCTGCAAACGTCCACCAGCATTGAAAGTGCGACTACAACGTATCTAATCATGCTGATTCTAGTGATTGTATTCGCGTGCATTGTAATCCTTATTATGATTTACATCACTTGCGTCTATAAAAAGTCTTCAAGAAGAAAGCAAGTTTTTAAGGGTAATGGCTTTAATGGTGATCAGCCCTTGAGCACGGAAGAGATTTACGCCAAAGTTTATCAGTTTCGACGCGAGAAGGTACAGCTGGTCGAAAAGATAGAAAAGGGCGAGTACGGGGTGTACTGGAGAGCGATCGTGACGGGTGTTGCTGGTGATCCTACCACGGAGATCGAGGTAATGGCCAAGGAAGCTGTAGAGAAATATGATCGTGAAACCGTTCTGGACGAGCTGAAGTCTTACATACACGTGGGACATCACGTGAACGTTCTTAACTTGCTCGGAATCGTAACGGAAAACATAAACCATGGTAAGAAAACCAACTTCACCgacattatttttcaaattaaaagtCAAAGACCTTATTTAGGAGAGCTTTTTCTTATAACGGAGTACTGTCGGTTTGGCAATCTTAAAACCTTTCTACGTCAAAATAGTTACGCGTTTCGAGACGATAATAGCGACGCATTGTTTGTCTATGATTCCGGGTAA